A single window of Flavobacteriales bacterium DNA harbors:
- the prmC gene encoding peptide chain release factor N(5)-glutamine methyltransferase has product MEEWMHKWPSAYRHFIGMLSKRYDEREAASITKLVFEKVAGRKMTMLLSEPESSILAEQSVQLQSHLEKLMAGSPVQYVLGEAWFHNRLFKVNEHVLIPRPETEELVQWVLSDAGDKRPSILDVGSGSGCIAVSLASELPEANVTALDVSTEALHMVAENATCAGVEVTAIKTDFLTWEPGGRRFDIVVSNPPYIPASERILLDAHVVEHEPHLALFVPDPDPLLFYRKLAELGPSILAPGGRMYMETHHAFASEVEQLFRDAGYQQVDVRKDIHEKPRMVRAEM; this is encoded by the coding sequence ATGGAAGAATGGATGCACAAATGGCCTTCGGCATACCGCCACTTCATTGGCATGTTATCCAAGCGCTATGATGAACGTGAGGCCGCATCCATCACAAAGTTGGTATTTGAAAAGGTAGCCGGAAGGAAAATGACAATGCTTCTGTCGGAACCTGAATCGAGCATCCTCGCCGAACAATCGGTGCAACTTCAATCCCATCTTGAAAAGTTGATGGCCGGGTCACCGGTACAATATGTATTGGGCGAAGCCTGGTTTCATAACCGCCTGTTCAAAGTGAACGAACACGTACTCATTCCCAGACCCGAAACCGAAGAGCTGGTACAATGGGTGTTGTCGGATGCAGGAGATAAACGGCCATCCATCCTGGATGTGGGCAGCGGAAGCGGGTGCATCGCGGTGTCGCTGGCATCCGAACTGCCAGAAGCGAATGTAACCGCCCTGGATGTTTCAACAGAAGCATTGCATATGGTTGCTGAAAATGCAACATGCGCCGGAGTGGAGGTGACTGCGATTAAAACCGACTTCCTGACCTGGGAACCGGGCGGCAGACGATTTGATATCGTGGTCAGCAATCCACCCTATATCCCGGCCTCGGAACGCATCCTGCTGGATGCCCACGTAGTGGAACATGAACCGCACCTCGCATTGTTCGTGCCCGACCCCGACCCCCTGTTGTTTTACAGGAAGCTGGCGGAACTGGGGCCAAGCATCCTGGCACCGGGCGGACGCATGTACATGGAAACGCATCATGCCTTTGCATCAGAAGTGGAGCAATTGTTTCGGGATGCAGGCTATCAACAGGTAGATGTGAGGAAAGATAT
- the ribD gene encoding bifunctional diaminohydroxyphosphoribosylaminopyrimidine deaminase/5-amino-6-(5-phosphoribosylamino)uracil reductase RibD, giving the protein MPNDTLYMRRCIELARNGMADVAPNPMVGCVIVRNDKVLGEGYHTAFGKAHAEVEAMQKVAPDELKGATLYVNLEPCAHHGKTPPCANTIVDAGIGRVVVGMTDPNPLVAGKGLNILRQAGIEVETGCLEDECLWLNRRFVTRMTQARPYIILKWAQSADGFLGVDDDRKLGGEPFWISSHESRFYSHTWRREEMAILVGSGTVLADDPQLTVREVTGANPVRIVLDRRGRLTASHKVFDNSAPTLLFSSVQPQGAGKQLEWIQAKPDQLLAQVCDVCREKNIQSVIVEGGAQILQAFFDAQLWDEVRVFNAPGRLGTGIPAPLMAGRPHAVQQVGADELFVYYRIPV; this is encoded by the coding sequence ATGCCGAATGATACCTTATATATGCGCAGGTGCATTGAGCTTGCCCGGAATGGAATGGCAGATGTAGCCCCCAACCCCATGGTGGGGTGTGTGATCGTGCGTAATGACAAGGTACTCGGCGAAGGGTATCATACCGCATTCGGAAAAGCCCATGCCGAAGTGGAAGCCATGCAAAAGGTGGCGCCGGATGAACTCAAAGGCGCTACCCTTTATGTGAACTTGGAGCCTTGTGCCCACCATGGCAAAACCCCGCCGTGTGCAAATACAATCGTGGATGCAGGCATCGGACGTGTAGTGGTGGGCATGACAGATCCCAATCCACTGGTGGCGGGCAAAGGACTGAACATATTGCGCCAGGCCGGTATCGAGGTGGAAACCGGTTGCCTGGAGGATGAATGCCTGTGGTTGAACCGCCGGTTCGTGACCCGAATGACACAGGCCCGACCTTATATTATATTGAAATGGGCACAAAGTGCAGATGGATTTCTGGGTGTGGATGACGACCGGAAACTGGGTGGTGAACCTTTCTGGATCAGTTCGCATGAGTCCAGGTTTTACAGCCATACCTGGCGGCGTGAAGAAATGGCCATCCTGGTGGGCAGCGGTACCGTACTCGCAGATGATCCGCAACTGACGGTGAGGGAGGTAACCGGTGCCAATCCCGTTCGCATAGTTCTTGACCGGCGGGGCAGGCTTACTGCTTCTCATAAGGTGTTTGACAACAGTGCACCTACCCTCCTGTTTTCCTCCGTTCAACCACAGGGAGCAGGCAAACAACTGGAATGGATACAAGCCAAACCCGACCAATTGCTCGCACAGGTATGCGATGTGTGCAGGGAAAAAAACATCCAGTCGGTGATCGTTGAAGGAGGTGCGCAAATCTTGCAGGCCTTTTTCGATGCACAACTGTGGGATGAGGTGCGTGTGTTCAATGCGCCCGGGAGACTGGGAACAGGCATTCCGGCTCCGTTGATGGCCGGTCGGCCGCATGCCGTTCAACAAGTGGGGGCCGATGAATTGTTTGTGTATTACCGCATACCTGTATGA
- a CDS encoding YigZ family protein, with protein sequence METDRYKTLEKEAEATVREKASKFIAYVRPCREEQHVKQLVSELRKLHPKARHVCYAARWWAEGNLMEKSSDDHEPSGTAGLPILNRMRSADVSDAAVAVVRYFGGTLLGKSGLIQAYGEAAAAALALAGTKEKQHSRRFRLHFGYEATDRVTHLLQVNEAEIIEKIFDADCTFVIDLPRSRAERICSELSEAGAKTITHLQ encoded by the coding sequence ATGGAAACCGACCGGTATAAGACCCTTGAAAAAGAAGCGGAAGCCACGGTGCGTGAGAAGGCCAGTAAGTTCATCGCATACGTGCGCCCGTGTCGGGAAGAGCAGCACGTCAAACAACTTGTATCCGAATTGAGAAAGCTGCATCCCAAAGCCAGGCATGTTTGCTATGCCGCACGATGGTGGGCGGAAGGCAATTTGATGGAAAAGAGCAGTGATGACCATGAACCATCCGGTACCGCCGGACTGCCCATTCTGAACAGGATGCGGTCAGCGGACGTGTCTGATGCTGCGGTGGCGGTGGTGCGTTATTTCGGAGGTACACTGCTTGGTAAAAGCGGCCTGATCCAGGCGTATGGCGAGGCTGCTGCTGCTGCACTTGCCTTGGCAGGCACAAAGGAAAAACAGCATTCACGCAGGTTCCGGCTGCATTTCGGGTATGAGGCAACCGATAGGGTTACTCATCTGCTGCAAGTGAATGAAGCCGAAATAATCGAGAAAATATTTGATGCAGATTGTACCTTTGTTATAGACCTGCCACGAAGCCGGGCCGAACGGATCTGTTCGGAACTTTCGGAAGCCGGAGCCAAAACAATTACACACTTGCAATGA
- a CDS encoding T9SS type A sorting domain-containing protein produces MIHRRLISCFTFLFWLMAFNGYAQKTGGAQTGFTRLSQQTLTRWTGTYSFDLPLSEQVLKEFVKEHMGLSGDWNLVMENRIESPAAYHYHFQLIYKGTPLYHVQVGLNVSRAGKLLTLFTPTGIAGKQPLSTTFPDEQPARLLAAAQMGDVMYDAFTSEHVWVWNNGNLLPSVRVHVRTTDFRVQDFIVDENGELLERYDYNRYVHAPAPPDSLVDAHVFMPDPLTSAGVNYGGNYVDNNDGDSPYLNNERKAVAMKVMLDGDTFRLKGPYAEIKEFSIPDMPPVRSVVPSFDFTRSQDGFEDVNAYYHVNVFQEHVQALGFTNLVNYPIQIDAHALNGDDNSQFVAGTPGRLFFGEGGVDDAEDADVVNHEYGHAISQDAAPNTNWGTERNALDEANGDYFAASWSRYYSPNGWENVFTWDGHNEFWDGRTAVSSKHYPEDVQQNLYLDTDIWSATLMEIWGVVGMDVTDRILLQSMYSYAGNMSMQDAAYLYVEADELLYGGSHYPTLYKYFVARGLLPDTCTSFSGNNVVVNAGSDRTVCPGVEVTIGGSPTAFGNTIADSLRWTPASGLSCTDCSNPVVQTSQTTNYMVTAYWGVCPISDTVTVRITECQGLVSVIGSEAFRRGKNGTRLTWPAGDPIHATLWDVTGKMLDEYTSSSGNLPIDSRHLNQGVYLLQVDWNGERYVFRLAKNWPAN; encoded by the coding sequence ATGATCCACAGACGCCTCATATCCTGTTTCACTTTCCTGTTCTGGCTGATGGCGTTCAACGGATATGCACAAAAGACCGGCGGCGCGCAAACCGGCTTCACCCGCTTATCGCAACAAACACTCACAAGATGGACGGGCACTTACTCCTTTGACCTCCCCCTCTCGGAACAGGTCCTGAAAGAATTTGTAAAAGAACATATGGGCTTGTCGGGCGACTGGAATCTGGTTATGGAAAACCGGATTGAAAGTCCGGCCGCCTACCACTACCATTTTCAACTTATATATAAAGGTACCCCCCTGTACCATGTGCAGGTTGGTTTGAATGTGTCGCGCGCCGGCAAACTGCTCACCCTGTTCACACCAACAGGTATTGCCGGAAAGCAACCGTTATCCACGACATTCCCCGATGAGCAGCCCGCACGTTTACTTGCCGCTGCGCAAATGGGTGATGTCATGTACGACGCGTTCACGAGTGAACATGTGTGGGTTTGGAACAATGGGAACCTGTTGCCGTCGGTTCGGGTGCATGTACGCACAACCGACTTCCGCGTGCAGGATTTTATTGTGGATGAAAACGGTGAGTTGTTGGAACGATACGATTACAACAGGTACGTTCACGCACCCGCACCGCCGGACTCCCTGGTGGATGCACACGTGTTCATGCCCGATCCACTCACCAGTGCCGGGGTGAATTACGGTGGCAATTATGTCGACAACAACGACGGAGATTCTCCTTATCTGAACAATGAACGGAAAGCGGTTGCCATGAAGGTGATGCTGGACGGAGATACTTTCAGGCTGAAAGGCCCTTATGCCGAGATCAAAGAGTTTTCGATTCCGGATATGCCACCCGTTCGCAGCGTGGTTCCGTCATTTGATTTCACCCGCAGCCAAGACGGGTTTGAAGATGTGAATGCCTACTATCATGTAAATGTATTTCAGGAACACGTTCAGGCATTGGGCTTTACCAACCTGGTGAACTATCCCATCCAGATAGATGCACATGCCCTGAACGGAGATGACAATTCGCAGTTTGTTGCCGGAACACCCGGGCGTTTGTTTTTCGGAGAAGGCGGCGTGGATGATGCGGAGGACGCCGATGTGGTCAACCATGAATACGGTCATGCCATTTCCCAGGATGCAGCTCCCAATACCAACTGGGGCACCGAACGCAATGCACTGGATGAAGCCAACGGAGACTACTTCGCCGCGTCATGGTCGCGCTACTATTCGCCCAACGGTTGGGAAAATGTATTTACCTGGGATGGTCACAATGAATTCTGGGATGGACGCACCGCAGTGAGTTCCAAGCATTACCCCGAAGACGTGCAACAGAACCTTTACCTGGATACCGACATCTGGTCGGCCACCCTGATGGAAATTTGGGGTGTTGTGGGGATGGATGTGACAGACCGGATCCTGTTGCAATCGATGTACAGTTATGCGGGTAACATGTCGATGCAGGATGCCGCATACCTATATGTAGAGGCGGATGAACTGTTGTATGGTGGCAGCCACTACCCCACACTTTATAAGTATTTCGTGGCGCGCGGATTGTTACCGGATACATGCACGTCATTCAGCGGGAACAATGTTGTTGTGAATGCCGGAAGCGACCGTACGGTATGCCCGGGTGTTGAAGTAACCATCGGTGGAAGTCCGACCGCATTCGGAAATACCATTGCCGACTCCTTGCGTTGGACACCGGCTTCCGGTTTGAGTTGTACCGATTGTTCAAACCCTGTGGTGCAAACTTCGCAAACCACCAATTATATGGTAACGGCATACTGGGGTGTTTGTCCGATATCGGATACCGTCACGGTTCGGATTACGGAATGCCAGGGATTGGTTTCCGTGATCGGTTCGGAAGCATTCAGGCGGGGTAAGAACGGTACACGTCTGACATGGCCGGCTGGAGATCCGATACATGCTACGTTGTGGGATGTCACCGGAAAAATGTTGGACGAATACACATCGTCCTCTGGTAACCTGCCGATTGATAGCCGCCATCTGAACCAGGGGGTGTATCTGTTGCAGGTGGATTGGAACGGTGAACGGTATGTCTTCCGGTTGGCCAAGAACTGGCCGGCGAATTAA
- a CDS encoding acyl-CoA thioesterase, with protein sequence MHVTETILRVRYAETDRMGYVYYGNYATYFEVARVDCMKALGFSYRELEDQGILMPVVSYNIKYLKPAFYDDALTIRTSIQELPEARITFHYETFNEKGEKVNIAETTLFFLNKETNRPTRAPEEMVDRLRDVLS encoded by the coding sequence ATGCATGTAACGGAAACCATTCTTCGTGTCAGGTATGCGGAAACCGATCGCATGGGATATGTGTACTATGGCAATTATGCCACCTATTTTGAAGTGGCCCGGGTGGATTGCATGAAGGCCCTCGGGTTCAGTTACCGAGAACTGGAAGACCAGGGCATCCTGATGCCGGTCGTATCCTACAACATCAAATATCTGAAGCCCGCCTTCTATGATGATGCACTGACCATCCGCACATCCATACAGGAACTGCCCGAAGCACGCATCACTTTTCATTATGAAACATTCAATGAAAAAGGGGAGAAGGTGAACATCGCCGAAACCACTTTGTTTTTCCTGAACAAAGAAACCAACCGCCCGACACGTGCACCGGAAGAAATGGTGGATCGGCTGAGGGATGTTCTATCCTGA
- the dnaA gene encoding chromosomal replication initiator protein DnaA encodes MSKSAEQVWETCLEIIKDNVSTQSFKTWFEPIKPVKLKGNVLTIQVPSQFFYEWLEEHYVSLLKKTVKKELGSEGRLEYSIIMDNASNQAKPYTVNIPTTNKSALKNAPVDFPVDLGSKTIRNPFIIPGLQKVNVDSQLNPNYSFENFVEGDCNRLARSAGFAVANKPGGTAFNPLLIYGGVGLGKTHLAHAIGIRIKNNFPSKTVLYVSSEKFCHQFIDSVKNNSQNDFVHFYQMMDVLIIDDVQFLAGKEKTQDVFFHIFNHLHQNGKQIVLTADKAPVEMQGMEQRLLSRFKWGLAADLQAPDLETRIAILEKKMYMEGVDLPGEVAEYLAYSISTNIRELEGAFISLLAQASLNKKNITLELAKQMIDKFVKNTAREVSIDYIQKVVCDYFDLPIELMKSKTRKREVVQARQIAMYFAKNLTKASLANIGMHCGGKDHATVLHACRTVNNLMDTDKRFRAYIEDLEKRISINS; translated from the coding sequence ATGAGTAAATCAGCTGAACAGGTTTGGGAAACGTGTCTTGAAATCATCAAAGACAATGTGTCGACCCAAAGCTTTAAAACCTGGTTCGAGCCGATTAAGCCGGTGAAACTGAAAGGGAATGTCCTGACCATCCAGGTACCCAGTCAGTTCTTTTACGAATGGTTGGAAGAGCACTACGTTTCTCTTTTGAAGAAGACGGTTAAAAAGGAACTTGGAAGTGAAGGTCGCCTGGAGTATTCCATTATTATGGACAATGCCTCCAACCAGGCCAAGCCTTATACGGTGAACATCCCCACCACCAACAAGTCGGCCTTAAAAAACGCACCGGTGGATTTCCCGGTGGACCTTGGCAGCAAGACCATCCGGAATCCTTTTATCATTCCGGGTCTTCAGAAAGTGAACGTAGATTCTCAACTCAACCCCAATTACTCTTTTGAGAATTTCGTAGAGGGGGATTGCAATCGTTTGGCCAGGTCGGCCGGCTTTGCGGTTGCAAACAAACCAGGTGGAACGGCATTCAACCCACTCCTTATATACGGGGGTGTCGGATTAGGTAAAACCCATTTGGCTCACGCCATCGGGATACGCATCAAAAACAATTTCCCCAGTAAGACCGTGCTGTATGTTTCTTCGGAAAAGTTCTGTCACCAGTTTATTGATTCGGTGAAGAACAACAGCCAGAACGACTTTGTACACTTCTATCAAATGATGGATGTGCTGATCATCGACGATGTTCAATTCCTCGCAGGAAAAGAAAAAACACAGGATGTATTCTTTCACATCTTCAACCACCTCCACCAAAACGGTAAGCAGATTGTTCTGACCGCCGACAAGGCACCGGTTGAAATGCAGGGCATGGAACAACGTTTGTTGTCGCGTTTCAAATGGGGACTTGCAGCCGACCTGCAGGCGCCCGACCTCGAAACACGTATCGCCATCCTGGAAAAGAAAATGTACATGGAAGGTGTGGACCTCCCCGGTGAAGTGGCCGAATACCTCGCCTACTCCATCTCCACCAACATCCGTGAACTGGAAGGTGCTTTCATTTCTTTGCTGGCTCAGGCTTCTTTGAACAAAAAGAACATCACCCTGGAGCTGGCGAAGCAGATGATCGACAAGTTTGTGAAGAACACTGCCAGGGAAGTGTCCATCGACTACATCCAGAAAGTGGTGTGCGATTACTTTGATCTGCCCATCGAACTGATGAAGTCGAAAACCCGCAAACGCGAGGTGGTACAAGCGAGGCAAATCGCCATGTACTTTGCCAAAAACCTGACCAAGGCTTCGCTTGCCAACATCGGAATGCATTGTGGTGGCAAAGACCACGCAACGGTATTGCATGCCTGCCGCACGGTGAATAACTTAATGGATACCGACAAGCGTTTCAGGGCTTATATCGAAGACCTGGAAAAGCGAATCAGCATCAACAGTTGA
- a CDS encoding metallophosphoesterase: MRTFPYITILVLALFILLLDAYAYRGWKKLSWPLPKRVLQILTGIYWSYTVVFIGYMLWLSYHFRGNYNPQMHVRASYLFGMGLVSAIPKIIFNLFQLADDFRWLINKLARRFRSEPVGIPGTPMDRATFLTKAGLGVAAIPFIGISYGILKGRYDFRVLKETLELPNLPNAFDGFRIVQISDLHIGSFDKDFDAVKVGLEMANREMGDVMLFTGDLVNNFSAELDGWLPYLEQFEAKHGRYSSLGNHDYGDYSNWDSPEDKARNFNEVVGMHEAIGFDLLRNENRILERGGERIALVGVENWGKPPFHQYGDLSKALQGIPEDIPFKVLMSHDPSHWDAQVLGQTDIDLTLAGHTHGAQFGVESTTLGLKWSPVQYKYPRWAGMYSEGKQHLYVNRGFGFLGFPGRVGMAPEITVIELRKKA, translated from the coding sequence ATGCGGACCTTTCCTTATATAACGATCCTTGTCCTCGCTTTATTCATCCTGTTGCTGGATGCGTATGCCTACCGCGGGTGGAAAAAATTATCATGGCCGTTGCCGAAAAGGGTGTTGCAGATACTAACGGGCATCTATTGGTCGTACACCGTGGTGTTCATCGGATACATGCTTTGGCTCAGCTACCACTTCCGTGGCAATTACAACCCACAGATGCACGTCCGTGCATCGTACCTGTTCGGGATGGGGTTGGTATCCGCCATCCCCAAGATCATCTTCAACCTCTTTCAACTGGCAGACGACTTCCGCTGGCTCATCAATAAACTGGCCAGGCGTTTCCGTTCGGAACCGGTGGGCATACCCGGTACCCCCATGGACAGGGCCACGTTTCTTACCAAGGCCGGACTCGGAGTTGCCGCCATTCCCTTCATCGGCATTTCATACGGCATCCTGAAGGGACGGTATGATTTCCGTGTCCTGAAGGAAACACTCGAACTACCCAACCTGCCGAATGCATTCGACGGATTTCGCATCGTGCAAATCAGCGACCTGCACATCGGAAGTTTTGATAAGGACTTTGATGCGGTGAAGGTCGGACTGGAAATGGCCAACCGGGAAATGGGAGATGTGATGCTGTTCACCGGTGACCTTGTAAACAATTTCTCGGCGGAACTGGATGGATGGTTGCCATACCTCGAACAGTTCGAAGCCAAACACGGAAGATACTCCTCGCTCGGCAACCACGACTATGGCGACTACAGCAACTGGGATTCTCCGGAAGACAAAGCCCGTAACTTCAATGAAGTGGTGGGCATGCATGAAGCCATCGGTTTCGACCTGTTGCGAAATGAGAATAGGATCCTCGAAAGGGGAGGCGAACGCATCGCATTGGTAGGAGTTGAAAATTGGGGCAAGCCCCCGTTTCACCAGTACGGCGACCTATCGAAAGCTTTGCAAGGCATTCCTGAAGACATTCCTTTCAAGGTGCTGATGTCACATGATCCCTCTCATTGGGATGCCCAGGTGCTTGGACAAACCGACATCGACCTGACCCTGGCCGGGCATACCCACGGTGCTCAATTCGGGGTGGAGTCCACCACACTCGGACTCAAGTGGAGCCCGGTGCAATATAAGTATCCGCGGTGGGCCGGCATGTATTCCGAAGGCAAACAACACCTCTATGTGAACCGCGGATTCGGCTTCCTGGGATTCCCCGGAAGGGTGGGCATGGCGCCCGAGATCACCGTCATTGAATTGCGGAAGAAAGCCTGA
- a CDS encoding patatin-like phospholipase family protein yields MIRILSIDGGGIRGILPGQVLVSLEKKIQQKTNNPNARISDYFDLFAGTSTGGILTCALLAPDVIDPTRPKLTAQGAVDLYLKQGGEIFKKTTRKKFTSIFGLADEVYDEKNIEKVLKDVFGDIKLSQLLKPCFITSYDIFRRQAHFFAQHDAKENEGYDFPVVDVCRSTSAAPTYFEVSKATSSTGVEYPLVDGGVYVNNPSLCAYAEACSIFKKPGGKVNVTADDIFILSLGTGTEKKPYQYKKAKDWGKVEWIVPLIDIMMSGVSETVSYQLQQIYKAIGRPDQYVRIQPIIGDADTEMDDATPTNLNALRMAGTESAEINENLLDRVVATITATEDVKPTVASTVHSI; encoded by the coding sequence ATGATTCGAATTTTGTCCATCGACGGAGGCGGAATCCGCGGAATTCTGCCAGGCCAAGTCCTGGTGAGTCTTGAAAAAAAGATCCAACAGAAAACCAACAATCCGAATGCACGCATCAGTGATTACTTCGACCTGTTTGCCGGCACAAGCACAGGCGGTATCCTCACCTGTGCCCTGCTGGCACCCGATGTGATTGACCCCACCCGACCCAAGCTCACCGCGCAGGGAGCGGTGGACCTGTACCTGAAACAGGGCGGTGAGATTTTCAAGAAAACCACCAGAAAAAAGTTCACCAGCATCTTCGGTCTGGCCGATGAGGTATATGATGAAAAGAACATCGAAAAAGTGCTGAAAGATGTTTTCGGCGACATCAAGCTGAGCCAGTTGCTGAAACCCTGCTTCATCACATCTTACGACATCTTCCGCCGTCAGGCACATTTCTTCGCACAGCATGATGCCAAGGAAAATGAAGGATATGATTTCCCGGTGGTTGATGTGTGTCGGTCCACTTCGGCTGCTCCCACCTACTTCGAGGTGAGCAAGGCCACATCCTCCACCGGCGTGGAATACCCACTGGTGGATGGAGGCGTATATGTGAACAATCCTTCCCTGTGCGCATACGCTGAGGCCTGTTCAATCTTCAAAAAACCGGGCGGCAAGGTGAATGTGACCGCCGATGACATCTTCATTCTTTCGCTGGGAACCGGTACCGAAAAGAAACCCTATCAGTACAAGAAAGCCAAGGACTGGGGCAAGGTGGAATGGATTGTGCCGCTGATCGACATCATGATGTCGGGCGTTTCGGAGACCGTTAGCTATCAGCTCCAACAAATTTACAAGGCCATCGGTCGCCCCGATCAATACGTGCGCATCCAACCCATTATCGGAGATGCCGATACGGAAATGGACGATGCCACCCCAACCAACCTGAACGCACTCAGGATGGCAGGTACCGAAAGTGCTGAGATCAATGAGAACCTGCTGGATCGGGTTGTGGCCACCATCACGGCAACGGAGGATGTAAAGCCAACCGTCGCTTCCACCGTGCATTCGATTTAG
- a CDS encoding DUF2911 domain-containing protein, producing MKKTALFLFAACMTGSLSAQDLPAPSPAAKVEQRVGLTGISVVYSSPAVKGRQIWGGLVPYGEVWRTGANKATQVTFSDDVTVAGQAVKAGSYALFTIPGESEWTVILSSNTEQWGSGSYKQEEDVLRIQATPSEVPMRERMTFVFNNTTDKSTELTLEWEKLAVAIPIGVDVEAKAQKNIEEALANAKADDWQVYRNAARYSVQSGKNLDKALDWINKAISIKNDSWLVHSVKADVLAALGKHKEAIESNKKAIELGEAEAKQNGEKFAYKSDLEKEIETWKSAK from the coding sequence ATGAAAAAAACCGCATTGTTTCTATTCGCCGCCTGCATGACGGGCAGCCTTTCCGCACAGGATCTTCCCGCCCCGAGTCCCGCCGCCAAGGTGGAACAACGGGTCGGCCTCACCGGTATATCCGTTGTTTATTCAAGTCCGGCCGTGAAAGGCCGCCAGATCTGGGGCGGACTCGTGCCCTACGGAGAAGTATGGAGAACCGGCGCCAACAAAGCCACCCAGGTGACCTTCAGCGACGATGTAACCGTAGCAGGTCAGGCTGTGAAGGCAGGATCCTATGCCCTGTTCACCATCCCCGGCGAAAGCGAGTGGACCGTGATCCTGAGCAGCAACACCGAACAATGGGGTTCCGGCAGCTACAAACAGGAAGAGGATGTGCTTCGCATCCAGGCCACACCTTCAGAGGTTCCGATGCGCGAACGCATGACCTTCGTGTTCAACAACACCACCGATAAAAGCACCGAGCTGACGCTGGAATGGGAAAAGCTGGCTGTGGCCATCCCCATCGGTGTGGATGTGGAAGCCAAAGCGCAGAAGAACATCGAGGAAGCCCTGGCCAATGCCAAGGCCGACGACTGGCAGGTATACCGCAACGCCGCACGTTATTCGGTGCAGTCGGGCAAGAACCTCGACAAGGCCCTGGATTGGATCAACAAAGCCATCTCCATTAAAAACGACAGCTGGCTGGTACATTCCGTGAAGGCCGATGTGCTGGCTGCCCTGGGAAAACACAAGGAAGCCATTGAATCCAACAAGAAAGCCATTGAACTGGGTGAAGCCGAAGCCAAACAGAACGGCGAGAAATTCGCTTACAAATCCGACCTTGAAAAAGAGATCGAGACCTGGAAATCGGCAAAATAA